In Phocoena sinus isolate mPhoSin1 chromosome 10, mPhoSin1.pri, whole genome shotgun sequence, a single genomic region encodes these proteins:
- the LOC116760768 gene encoding uncharacterized protein LOC116760768, producing the protein MARGWSPEEPESCQFQGAGPGPSLQISLPRFSASNEQLQGPGVAAQLDSQHTPLILTMAPGPGRGPITAEKIKAGTAANVKEHEAREMPGTAPAEQQRRVHGTFLLLSLLPSLRPLPWTWEPAWVEMLLTVTLSRRTPGPIISALRPNKNQSQSPSRRRPQGKVRAPARQTQQKRSHPSQPGKQRIVSKGKEEPQLSSGQWQDQRGKEGPTTQSPTPSTRLQLQPKSFWHYLFGGLRETREKEKRGTTALHSTEIPKSQKDGPLLWTPLSLEAAPWRGSRRTGE; encoded by the exons ATGGCACGAGGTTGGTCCCCTGAAGAGCCAGAATCTTGCCAGTTCCAGGGAGCAGGTCCCGGCCCTTCCCTGCAAATATCTCTCCCCAGATTCAGTGCCTCCAATGAGCAGCTCCAAGGGCCAGGGGTGGCTGCCCAGCTGGACTCTCAACACACGCCTCTCATCCTGACCATGGCACCTGGCCCAGGGAGGGGCCCAATCACAGCTGAGAAAATAAAGGCAGGAACAG CCGCGAACGTCAAAGAACATGAAGCGAGGGAAATGCCTGGCACAGCCCCAGCTGAACAGCAGAGACGTGTCCACGGCACATTTCTCCTTTTGAGCCTGTTGCCCAGCTTGCGGCCTCTGCCATGGACGTGGGAGCCGGCGTGGGTG GAGATGCTGTTGACCGTGACCCTGAGCAGGCGGACCCCAGGCCCAATCATCAGTGCCCTGAGGCCCAACAAGAATCAGAGTCAGAGTCCAAGCAGGAGGCGGCCCCAGGGCAAGGTGAGAGCCCCAGCTCGGCAGACTCAGCAGAAGAGGAGCCACCCCAGCCAGCCAGGCAAACAAAGGATTGTCTCCAAGGGGAAAGAAGAGCCACAGCTGTCTTCAGGTCAGTGGCAAGATCAGAGGGGCAAGGAGGGTCCTACAACTCAGTCACCAACACCCTCCACACGTCTACAGTTACAGCCTAAGAGCTTTTGGCATTACCTGTTTGGGGGTTTAAGGGAAacgagggagaaagagaaaagggggacCACCGCTCTCCACTCTACTGAGATCCCCAAGTCGCAGAAGGACGGCCCCCTGCTCTGGACGCCCCTCAGCCTGGAAGCGGCTCCGTGGCGGGGCTCCAGGCGCACTGGAGAGTGA